A segment of the Fibrobacter succinogenes subsp. succinogenes S85 genome:
ATTTGCTTTTGTACGTGATTTGCAGGCACGAAATTTCGGATAGCCTGTTCTATAGCGATTTCAGGAAGTTGCGTGAGTCCTATGCCGAGAAGGGTTTTGTTGATACGACGATAGCTATTACGGCTGCCGATGCGTGGCTTTCTACGTTTGAAAATGTCCCTACTACATATTCGCTTGAAACCGTATTCCGGAGTGTTTCGAGAGATACAGCCGTGGACTTGAAAAATATGCAGAAGGAATTTTTCAGCCAGGTTTATGGAATAAAATTCACGACAGACGATTCAATAAAAATTGAGAAAAAGTCCAGTGCTTATTATGGGAAATACTTTTATTATGACAATGACGGCAATAGCATTTATTATGCACAGTGGCGATTCAAAAATCCTATCGAAGATACCCTTGGACTGTGCCTGCTTAAGACAAAGTCTCTTGTCACGTATAAGGGCGATGAATATTTATGCGAGAGTGGCTCAAACATCTGGAGAAAGAATGTGTCCCATGATGAACTGCTAAAAGGCTATTATGATCGTTGTTGGGAATTCAGTAACAATGATGCTATCTATGTCAGGGATTCGTTGTATGTCTGTGAATGCGACGAGTCTAAAAATTGCGCCTGGAGCGATAAGTATGCCGGTAAGGAAGTGCCTAGAACAGATTCAGCCGCTTTTGCAAAATATATTGCAGTAAAAGCGGTCGGCCAATTTGGGAAGTGTTATACCGATGGTTATGGCGCTCTGAAAAAGCTGGATGATGTGTATATACAGTGCATTGACTCCAAATGGCTTGAGGTGGATTCGTTGACATACTATATCGGCCATTGCGCAAAGGATCATGTGAAAGGTGAATACCTTGGGATTTATTATGGGTGCCGTGATTTTGCTGATTACGGTGCTGGCGATACTGTGTGGGCTGAAATACCGTGGTTCGTCTATAAGGATGATTCATGCACTGAGAAAAAACTGAAAAAAGTGAACAGTGATGGTAAGAATTATTTTATTTGTGAAAAGAGTGATGGAGAAAAGGATGATTCCAATGCGGAGTACAAATGGCGTAAGCTTGATAGTGCAGAAGCGATTCCGCCTGTGATTAACATGGATACATGTGAAAATGTGGTTCCTTATAACTATTTGAAAAAGATTTACGATGATGAATATTACATGTGCGAGGATGGTAAGTGGCATTCTGTAGACAAGGAAAAACTTACTGCTCCGGAAAAGGCGGGAGATATTTGTTCCTGGGCGTTGCTCAATACTGTAAAAAGGTACGATGGAAAATATTATCGATGCACCGCGATTAACATGTGGTATGCTGAAGATGTCGTAACTTCAGTCAGCTATGCATATCGCGACAGCCTTGGAAGTTGCGATACTCTTTCGAACGTTGGTTTGCACTGGAACGAGGAAACTTCGGCACTTTGGAGCTGCGTAAGATCCGGTGACAAATACCAGTGGGGTAAAATTGAGTTGCAAGAAAGGGAAGGTGTTTCCTTGCCGGAGAATATTGAATTGAGCCGTTTTGCGGGCGGAACCCGTGTTAGCCCCTTGATTTATACCGTGGATATTGACGGGACTGATTATCGTTTTTCTGCGCCGATAGCTAGCGTATGGTATTTGACTGGGATTGTAGAACCTGAAGAATAATATTACATTTAAAAACATGAATACACTCGAAGCTATCAAGACTCGTCGCAGCACGCGCAAGTTCAAGGCGCAGCCTGTTGAAATTGAAAAGTTGAAACTGATTGCCGAAGCAGGGCAGTTTGGCCCGACCGGTGGTAACGCGCAAGGTAATCACTTCCTTGTGATTTCGGATGCGGCGGTGATTGCAAAGCTCAAGGAGCTCGTGCAGTCCGCATTTGCAGCGATGGAACTTCGCGAAGACCTTTACAAGAGCCTCAAGAATTCTATCACGCTTTCGCGCAAGGGCAATTATTCTTTCTGCTATACGGCGCCTGTGCTTATCGTCGTTGCGAATAAAAAAGAATATGGCAACAACATGGCGGATGTCGCCTGCGCTGTCGAAAACATGATGCTTGCCGCGAATGAACTCGACCTTGGCAGTTGCTATATCAATCAGCTCAAGTGGCTGAATGAAGACCCGACGCTTTTGGAATACCTGCGCGGTCTTGGTCTTAAGGAAGATGAACGCGTCTACGCCTCTGTTGCGATTGGCTATGCCGATACGGAATCGGGACTTCCGAACCGCGCGGAAACTCCCCGAACAGGCAACGAAGTCGTGTTTGTTTAATACAGGTGATCCCGCGGTTTAAAAAACATCGCGGGATTCATTTTTTTATTCCTTGACGCAGCGGACGGGAGCCTTGATGTTGTTTATGTCACTGGAGAATTTGCGAGACTTTATTTCGTAGGTTGTTATTTCCGCTACCGTTATGTCTTTCCATCCGGTATCCTGGATCCAGAAGTACTGATAGTCGCTATTCACATAGACTTCTCTATTAAATAGGCCGGTCTTGGTGAAACTCAGTCCATATTTATCCAATCCATCATAGCCAAGGCCCAAGCTATTCATCTGCGAGAACAATGCATTGAACAACTTTCGCGTCGAGGACACACTAACTTCTTCTGAGTCGTCAGGAGTACTTAGAAGTGCAACTTCGTTATTTGTCGGGAATCTCCATCCCTCCGGGCAGGCTTGTTTCGCAGCATTTATGGTATAGTAGTAACCAGAATTTTTGCAATTGTCACTTTTGCAGTATTTTTTGTCAACTTCAAAGGTTTCTGGAGTTCCTTGATACTTGAGATTTTCGGCCATCCATGTTGTTCCTCGGTAGCCAATGGTACGATAGGTGCGGCCATCTCTCGGATCTGAAAACGAGCCGTATTCAATGTTGGGATTGAAATAAAGTTCGTATGGAATTTCCCAGGATTCGTCTTTGCTTGAATACCACTTTCCGTCTTTGCAGGCATAATTCGTCTTGTATTTTTTGTCCTTTTCATTGGCCGTAGAGTACCTTGCGCCATTTTCGCAAGTGATTTCGTCAAATTGATGCCATTTGCCTTCATGGCACACATAATACATAGATTGGAGTTCTTGGCTTTCGAAATGTTTGCCCTCTTCGTCGCATGGGATCTTGTAGGTTTCCCTTTCCAAGCGGGTGGCTAATCCCCAAATGCCGTCCCTACAAATATGGAATGAATCTGGAGCCACGACGCTTTTTATCATTTCCCCATTTTTTTCACAGGGAACGTCCGCGACTTCGGCTTCAAAAGGAGTCGCCTTGTCCCATGCATTTAGGGTATATTCTCGATTCCAGAGATATTCCCCGGTCCAGACGGTATCCCTACAAATATAAACCCCTCCAGGATTCAGTTTGCTCTTGAACAATGCTCCTACTGTATCGCACGGGATTTGCTTCATTTCGATCTTGACGGTCGTTGTTGAATCCCATCCACTATCGGCTGTGCAAATATAGGAGCGTTCGGGGTTCTTGCGGCTCACGACGAACTTGCCGTCGGCGTCGCAGGGAATTCCCGACGTTTCGACATCCAGTGGAGAGGCTATTTCCCAATTGGTATAGGTATCGTCATTTATGGTATAATTGTCAGTTATGGTATAAGCGTAATACCTGCTACTTTTGCATACTAATGAACTGTCTTTGTTGAACATCCCGACCATCGCATCGCTGCAGTACGGCATTCCGGAGCACTTGCGCCAGATGTTCTTGATGATGGCTTCCGGGTCCAAAATCTCGTGTTCATCGTATACGCATCCTATGGGCATGAAATTAAAGGCAACTTGGTCAAATGTATCGTATGGCTTATTACTGAAGCAGTAATTTTTCGGTTCAAGCTTGCCGTCTGCAAAATCGTCGACCAAATACGCTTTCAATTGATCGCTGCCACTTCTGTAAAGGTAGAACAAGGTATATTCCATATAATATACCGGCATTTGGCGATCGGCAAGCAGGGAGTCTAGACCGAGTTCTTGCAACAGTTCTTCTGCCGCCTGTATCCAAGCGGAATCGTGTGCTGCTCCTTGTTTTTCAAGAACCTCGAGACGTTTTTCGACAAAGGCGCTCAGGACTCCATATTTCTCATCTTTCATCATAATGGCTGCGTACGAGG
Coding sequences within it:
- a CDS encoding FISUMP domain-containing protein: MKMLKTLNSLPIVALFLAIAFFDACSETENPQDAGVWEDEPAIAINESSSSSENSSSSLLEIKSSSSVVEESSSSVKMESSSSYKVKIHIPENHGCTTAPNVYTDLLEAMPAAKIAKIKAGSAKEPSYAAIMMKDEKYGVLSAFVEKRLEVLEKQGAAHDSAWIQAAEELLQELGLDSLLADRQMPVYYMEYTLFYLYRSGSDQLKAYLVDDFADGKLEPKNYCFSNKPYDTFDQVAFNFMPIGCVYDEHEILDPEAIIKNIWRKCSGMPYCSDAMVGMFNKDSSLVCKSSRYYAYTITDNYTINDDTYTNWEIASPLDVETSGIPCDADGKFVVSRKNPERSYICTADSGWDSTTTVKIEMKQIPCDTVGALFKSKLNPGGVYICRDTVWTGEYLWNREYTLNAWDKATPFEAEVADVPCEKNGEMIKSVVAPDSFHICRDGIWGLATRLERETYKIPCDEEGKHFESQELQSMYYVCHEGKWHQFDEITCENGARYSTANEKDKKYKTNYACKDGKWYSSKDESWEIPYELYFNPNIEYGSFSDPRDGRTYRTIGYRGTTWMAENLKYQGTPETFEVDKKYCKSDNCKNSGYYYTINAAKQACPEGWRFPTNNEVALLSTPDDSEEVSVSSTRKLFNALFSQMNSLGLGYDGLDKYGLSFTKTGLFNREVYVNSDYQYFWIQDTGWKDITVAEITTYEIKSRKFSSDINNIKAPVRCVKE
- a CDS encoding nitroreductase, whose protein sequence is MNTLEAIKTRRSTRKFKAQPVEIEKLKLIAEAGQFGPTGGNAQGNHFLVISDAAVIAKLKELVQSAFAAMELREDLYKSLKNSITLSRKGNYSFCYTAPVLIVVANKKEYGNNMADVACAVENMMLAANELDLGSCYINQLKWLNEDPTLLEYLRGLGLKEDERVYASVAIGYADTESGLPNRAETPRTGNEVVFV